A genome region from Anastrepha obliqua isolate idAnaObli1 chromosome 4, idAnaObli1_1.0, whole genome shotgun sequence includes the following:
- the LOC129243864 gene encoding ubiquitin-conjugating enzyme E2 W isoform X2, whose amino-acid sequence MSSMSPSERRLHKELMSLIKEPPPGVTVDTDSIGQNLSEWKINIAGFEGTLYEGENFQLLFKFNNKYPFDSPEVTFIGNNIPVHPHVYSNGHICLSILTEDWSPALSVQSVCLSIASMLSSCREKKRPPDNTLYVKTCNKNPKKTKWWYHDDSV is encoded by the exons AGAAGACTACACAAAGAGTTGATGTCGCTGATAAAGGAACCGCCACCGGGCGTTACCGTTGATACCGATAGTATAGGACAAAACTTATCAGA gtggaaaataaatattgctGGTTTCGAAGGTACACTGTACGAGGGTGAAAATTTTCAGCTGCTATTCAAATTCAACAATAAATACCCCTTTGATTCGCCAGAG GTAACGTTTATTGGTAATAATATACCCGTACATCCGCACGTCTACTCCAATGGACATATCTGCCTTTCTATATTGACAGAGGATTGGTCGCCAGCGCTTTCAGTACAATCCGTCTGTCTGAGCATAGCATCGATGCTAAGTAGTTGTCGCGAAAAGAAACGTCCACCAGATAACACACTCTACGTGAAGACCTGCAATAAGAATCCAAAAAAGACTAAATGGTGGTATCATG ACGATTCAGTCTAG
- the LOC129244631 gene encoding CDK-activating kinase assembly factor MAT1 produces the protein MEDQACPRCKTTKYRNPSLKLMVNVCGHTLCESCVDLLFLKGSGSCPECLVPLRRNNFRVQLFEDPMVEKEVDIRKRVLRDYNKKEDDFATLQEYNDYLEEIETIIYNLCNNIDIIGTNKRIEAFRRENRDIIQRNKTRMGREEYELEEMLELERAQEEARRQELAELETEHKKKKAREKEALIDELMSSGKDATEIVNEFAEKVEKLREEEKKVPPPKPASQFSTGIQFGRSSDQMFLPLPKAEEGPLYVHIAPTLYMEGPAAPPSSDIETKGFIVHVRPENTAERAGGYKAYMACQRALQEAMMGLYHGAPSAN, from the coding sequence ATGGAGGATCAGGCATGTCCGCGTTGCAAAACAACTAAATATCGGAACCCATCACTCAAATTGATGGTAAACGTGTGTGGCCATACACTCTGTGAGTCCTGCGTTGATCTGCTTTTTCTCAAAGGTTCAGGTTCATGCCCAGAATGTCTGGTACCATTGCGTCGTAACAATTTCCGTGTTCAACTCTTCGAGGATCCCATGGTTGAGAAGGAGGTTGACATAAGAAAACGTGTGCTACGggattacaataaaaaagaagaCGATTTCGCAACACTACAAGAGTACAATGACTATTTGGAAGAAATTGAAACTATTATCTACAATCTCTGCAACAATATTGATATTATTGGCACTAACAAACGTATTGAAGCATTTCGCCGTGAGAATCGTGATATTATACAACGTAACAAAACGCGTATGGGGCGCGAAGAATACGAATTGGAAGAGATGTTAGAATTAGAGCGGGCACAAGAAGAAGCGCGTCGCCAGGAATTAGCCGAACTAGAGACAGAACATAAGAAGAAGAAAGCACGTGAGAAGGAAGCGCTCATTGACGAATTGATGAGCAGTGGGAAAGATGCGACAgaaattgtaaatgaatttgctgaaaaagtggaaaagttgcgcgaagaagaaaagaagGTGCCACCACCCAAGCCTGCTTCGCAATTCTCGACGGGCATACAATTTGGACGTTCCAGCGATCAAATGTTCCTGCCATTACCAAAGGCGGAAGAGGGGCCACTGTATGTGCACATTGCTCCGACACTATACATGGAAGGACCAGCTGCACCGCCTAGCAGTGATATAGAGACCAAGGGCTTCATTGTACACGTACGGCCTGAGAATACCGCTGAGCGTGCCGGTGGCTATAAAGCGTATATGGCTTGTCAGCGAGCGTTGCAAGAGGCAATGATGGGTCTTTACCATGGTGCGCCTTCGGCTAATTGA